In Hemicordylus capensis ecotype Gifberg chromosome 8, rHemCap1.1.pri, whole genome shotgun sequence, the DNA window CCTTCCCTAGTATgaaaatgctggggtggggggtggaagtgTCACCTGCTACATTACTGGGAGTTGGGCTGCTATTAAAGGTGCAGGAGCAGAGCGGATTTAAAAAGGTGGCAATCATACAGTATCAAAAAGCAGAGTGGGGACATTTGCCAACAGCTGGTAGCAATCAAAAGCAAACAGCAGCAAAGTTCAGCTCCTAGTcaagtcaccactttgaaaatcCCACCATTTAGTATGAAGTGGGATGGCCAACTCTTCCTACCCGCCATGTAGCTGCACCTCTAAGAGAACCTTAATGTCCAACAGTTAGCAAGCAGGACAATGTTTTTCTTAGTGCTGAGCATTACCACCAGGAGATTCATGCAGACTATTCCTTTCTGGCTAGATGGCAACCCTAGCATAAAGACCTCTTAGCTAACCATTTGTTCCCTGAAGAGTATTTTCAGTCCATGGtttcgggagggagggagggagggagggggagaaagaacgGCCATAGTTCAATGCGAAAGCCCCTCATTGGTATGCAGAGGATTCAGGTTCCAgctttgacttggtataaggcagcttcctacgttcctatgagaCACTATTTCTTCCCAAAGAAGTCCAAAAAAGCTTGAAcatattgggggggaaatgggcttGTATTACGACTCGCCCCAATGGATTACTTTCTGTAACTTGCCTGGATGGCAGATCTCAGGGctaaggttgccaactgtccagggtttctcctcctctgcccttagcAGCATTCTCGTGTGCAGTGCACTGCACTGCAAGAAGCCTTTCACAGTATGGAGACAAACACAGCATCAGCAGCATCTGCCCATCAAGCTACTGCGAAAAGCATAGCTACAACAGCGATCTTCAAAGTTGGCTAGCCTGGACCACACTCATTGGGCCACAGGGTCCGAAGGAAAAGGTCCTTTTGACCCACATCattcatccaatgaaattgaatGCATCCAATTTCATTTCATCCAAATGAAATTATTAATCCAATGGTTTTTGGCATTAGCACAGTCCTTTTGTGCGGGGATGTGGAATCCTTTGGCAGAAAATGTATAAGCTGACCCCAAACTAACAACAAATAATTATATGCCGCTTTTTGACAaatttctcaaagcggtttatatagagaaaacaataaattaataagatgggtccctgtccccaaaggctcacagtctataaggcagacaccagcagcagccactggagggatgctgtgctggggctggatagggtcagttgctctcccgctcctaaatacaagagaatcaccactttaaaaaaggagcgtctttgctcagttagcagagagaTTACTAAAACCACTTTCAAGGGAGCTGGTTTCTATCCAGCTCGCATCTTTTTTTCCCCAAACAcaaaagcaagcaaataaatagaacattttttgtttgtttcaacaGCACGACGAGTTCCTATTTCCAGTGGTGTCTCTCTCTGGGCACCCCTaattgctcgctctgtctctgaTCTCTCTCACCAGGCAGTCTGAGTCCACTGCTTGCAGAGAATCTTCCTGAAAGCTTTCCGGAAGTCCTGGTTGAAGATGGTGTAGATGACAGGGTTCAAAGAGCTATTGCAGTAGCCAATCCAGAAGAAAAACTTGAAGGTGCTGACTGGGACCCGACACTTCTCAGGACAGATGGCCTCAAGGCTGTAGAGGAAGAAAAACGGGAACCAGCAGATGACAAAGACCCCAATCACTACAGCGAGAACAAAAGTGAACCTTTTCTCGCGGTTGAGGTGTGCCTTCCGCTTCCAAGGGTTGGTGCTgagggtcttcaccctcttcACCAGCAGGACCTCCCCTCTGACAGTGGCCAAGGTGTCCATGACCTTAGGggggctctgtggtggcccatTGCTCTGCTTCAGACTGTTATGGGGAGGGCACTCCGGTGGGCTGGACTCTGAAGTTGGCTTCTTCTCtggcagggatgggggagggctGGTGGCCGTTGCTGGCTGAGGGTGCTTGACCTCCTGGCATACAAGAGAGAAGCTTTCAGTAGAGAGATGATGGGTCTCCAGTTGATCACCTTCTTGGATGGGTACTTGGTGCCCATTGGGCTCCCCTTCTTCTTGAGGGTTGAATTGGTCCTGTTTGGGAGAAATTTCATCGGATGGGCCAGCAATGATTCGGGGTATCCCTTCTTCTTTCTTTGCCTTGGCCGCCTTCGCTCTGTTCCCGTGTCTGCTTCGACGCTTGGCTATGAAGTAGATCTTGAGATACACCAAGATCATAATGACGCAGGGAGCAAAGAACGAACAAGTGCTGGAGGAAAGGATATACCACTTGTTGTCATTCAGCTTGCACAGCGTCTCGTCCACTTGTGTGTTGTTCGGTTTCTCGTTGAGGATCAGCGGGGGCAGAGAGATAATAGCGGCGATCAGCCACACGATGAGGATGATACATTTGATCCTCCTTGGCGTCCTCTTGGAGTTGTACTCAATGGCCCGGCTGATGGACCAGTACCGGTCCAGGCTTATGGCACAGAGATGCACAATGGAGGCTGTGCAGAACAGGACA includes these proteins:
- the ADRA2B gene encoding alpha-2B adrenergic receptor, producing the protein MTVTAMGSHDGYNMQATAAIAAVTTFLILFTIFGNVLVIIAVLTSRSLRAPQNLFLVSLAAADILVATLIIPFSLANELMGRWQFGRTWCKAYLALDVLFCTASIVHLCAISLDRYWSISRAIEYNSKRTPRRIKCIILIVWLIAAIISLPPLILNEKPNNTQVDETLCKLNDNKWYILSSSTCSFFAPCVIMILVYLKIYFIAKRRSRHGNRAKAAKAKKEEGIPRIIAGPSDEISPKQDQFNPQEEGEPNGHQVPIQEGDQLETHHLSTESFSLVCQEVKHPQPATATSPPPSLPEKKPTSESSPPECPPHNSLKQSNGPPQSPPKVMDTLATVRGEVLLVKRVKTLSTNPWKRKAHLNREKRFTFVLAVVIGVFVICWFPFFFLYSLEAICPEKCRVPVSTFKFFFWIGYCNSSLNPVIYTIFNQDFRKAFRKILCKQWTQTAW